One window of Arthrobacter oryzae genomic DNA carries:
- a CDS encoding sensor histidine kinase, which yields MRHKWSIARRLFVAHLLFMLALTATVGTATFIDARDHAYDEAGRRMSGIATSVADNPLVLQAAGQPDPSAVLQPYALDVMADADVDFITIMAPDRTRWTHPRSEELGRPYIGSIDAALNGQVFTEITAGTLGPSVRTIAPVKDQSGNVKALVAAGVTVRTVDVAVSGRLPALLAIAFALLVGGSVASWVLGRYLRNVTRGWGPEQLAQLFAYYESVLHSVREGVILIDSKGRVVMYNDQAAELLGLAPRPSGSDPADAAPLSDLPLAPSLKDLFESGRTAKDEIHLAGPRVLVINQGPAVGPSSSAGRQRPAVFGTVATIRDRTEIESLGSELETMRTLSDALRAQTHEHANRLHTIVSLMELGLADEALDFATKDLELSQQLTDEMVGAIEEPVLGALLMGKAAEAHERGVELGLQANSTAGTAGVAVQDLVTILGNLLDNAIDAAADAPAPKWVELSVESGVRGIEITVEDSGHGIDPDAVEDVFRYGFSTKPAGKYGRGLGLALVRQAVHRLGGTMAITNPRGAHFHIFLPAAGTTKEIS from the coding sequence ATGAGGCACAAATGGAGCATTGCGCGCCGGCTGTTCGTGGCGCATTTGCTGTTTATGCTCGCCCTGACCGCCACGGTGGGAACGGCCACCTTCATCGATGCCCGGGACCATGCCTACGACGAGGCCGGCCGCCGGATGTCCGGGATCGCCACGTCCGTTGCCGACAATCCCCTAGTGCTGCAGGCTGCCGGGCAGCCGGACCCGTCCGCGGTGCTGCAGCCCTATGCCCTGGACGTGATGGCCGACGCCGACGTGGATTTCATCACCATCATGGCTCCGGACCGGACCAGGTGGACCCACCCGCGCAGCGAGGAACTGGGGAGGCCGTACATAGGATCGATTGATGCCGCCCTGAACGGACAGGTGTTTACCGAAATCACGGCCGGGACGCTGGGGCCGTCGGTGCGCACCATTGCACCCGTGAAGGACCAGTCGGGAAACGTGAAGGCCCTGGTGGCTGCCGGGGTAACGGTCCGGACCGTTGATGTCGCCGTCTCGGGCCGCCTTCCGGCCCTGCTGGCCATCGCCTTCGCTCTCCTGGTGGGCGGTTCAGTGGCGTCCTGGGTCCTGGGCCGGTACCTGCGCAACGTCACGCGGGGCTGGGGGCCCGAGCAACTCGCCCAGCTGTTCGCGTACTACGAGTCCGTCCTTCATTCCGTCCGTGAAGGTGTCATCCTGATCGACTCCAAGGGGCGGGTGGTGATGTACAACGACCAGGCCGCCGAGCTCCTTGGGCTCGCGCCACGGCCGTCCGGGAGCGACCCCGCCGATGCGGCCCCGCTCAGCGACCTCCCGCTGGCACCCAGCCTGAAGGACCTGTTCGAATCCGGACGGACCGCGAAGGACGAAATCCATCTGGCCGGACCGCGCGTTTTGGTGATCAACCAGGGGCCCGCGGTGGGTCCGTCATCCTCGGCCGGCCGCCAGCGTCCGGCTGTTTTCGGTACCGTGGCAACCATCCGCGACCGCACGGAGATCGAGTCCCTCGGCAGCGAACTGGAAACCATGCGCACGCTGTCCGACGCGCTCCGGGCCCAGACCCACGAGCACGCCAACCGCCTCCACACCATCGTGTCGCTGATGGAACTGGGGCTGGCGGACGAGGCCCTGGATTTTGCCACCAAGGACCTGGAGCTCAGCCAGCAGCTCACCGATGAGATGGTGGGTGCCATTGAAGAACCCGTACTCGGTGCCCTCCTCATGGGAAAGGCAGCTGAGGCGCACGAGCGCGGCGTGGAACTTGGCCTTCAGGCGAACAGCACCGCAGGGACTGCCGGCGTCGCCGTCCAGGACCTGGTGACCATTCTTGGCAACCTGCTGGACAACGCCATCGACGCGGCGGCCGACGCTCCGGCGCCCAAATGGGTGGAACTGTCAGTGGAGTCCGGCGTCCGGGGCATAGAGATCACCGTGGAGGACTCCGGACACGGCATCGACCCCGATGCCGTGGAGGACGTGTTCCGGTATGGGTTCAGCACGAAGCCCGCCGGCAAGTACGGCCGGGGCCTGGGCCTGGCACTGGTCAGGCAGGCCGTCCACCGGCTGGGCGGCACCATGGCCATCACGAATCCCCGGGGGGCGCATTTTCACATCTTCCTTCCAGCAGCCGGCACCACCAAGGAGATTTCATGA
- a CDS encoding cation:dicarboxylate symporter family transporter encodes MASQRGESASPVKAKRKGLDKSHYLYIAVIAAVILGAVVGLMFPEVGKSLKPLGDGFIKLIKMMIAPIIFCTIVLGIGSIAKAATVGKVGGLALGYFVLMSTFALAIGLVVGNLIHPGEGLKLAPYDPSKKAEVDSTVAFLLGIIPGDIPVLPTLFAALLVGFALQKMGPQGAPVLKAIGHGQAVVFRILIMIMWLAPVGAFGAIAAVVGATGVQAIVSMFTLMAAFYITCALFIVIILGGLLQVVAGVNIFRLMKYLAREYLLIFSTSSSEAALPRLIAKMEHLGVSKPVVGVTVPTGYSFNLDGTAIYLTMASLFVANAMGTPLDLGAQVSLLVFMIIASKGAAGVTGAGLATLAAGLQAHKPELLGGVGMIVGIDRFMSEARALTNFTGNAVATVLIGTWVKEIDGGQVERVLSGAEPFDEQTMIPGHHVEQEAPAAPVPANA; translated from the coding sequence ATGGCTTCTCAAAGAGGAGAGTCAGCTTCGCCTGTCAAGGCTAAGCGCAAAGGACTCGACAAGTCGCACTACCTCTACATCGCCGTCATCGCCGCCGTGATCCTCGGCGCAGTGGTCGGACTCATGTTCCCGGAGGTCGGGAAATCCCTTAAGCCGCTGGGCGACGGGTTCATCAAGCTGATCAAGATGATGATTGCGCCCATCATCTTCTGCACCATCGTCCTGGGCATCGGCTCCATCGCGAAGGCGGCCACGGTGGGCAAGGTCGGTGGCCTGGCGCTGGGATACTTCGTTCTCATGTCCACCTTCGCGCTCGCCATCGGCCTGGTGGTTGGCAACCTGATCCACCCGGGCGAGGGCCTGAAGCTGGCGCCGTACGATCCTTCCAAGAAGGCAGAAGTCGACAGCACCGTCGCCTTCCTCCTCGGGATCATCCCGGGAGACATTCCGGTCCTTCCGACGCTCTTTGCCGCACTCCTCGTAGGCTTCGCCCTGCAGAAGATGGGCCCGCAGGGTGCGCCGGTACTCAAGGCCATCGGCCACGGCCAGGCTGTCGTGTTCCGCATCCTCATCATGATCATGTGGCTTGCCCCGGTGGGCGCCTTCGGTGCAATCGCCGCCGTCGTGGGAGCCACCGGCGTCCAAGCCATCGTCAGCATGTTCACCCTGATGGCCGCCTTCTACATCACCTGCGCACTGTTCATCGTGATCATCCTTGGCGGGTTGCTGCAGGTCGTGGCAGGCGTCAACATCTTCCGCCTCATGAAGTACCTGGCCCGCGAATACCTGCTGATCTTCTCCACGTCCTCCTCCGAGGCCGCCCTGCCCCGCCTCATCGCCAAGATGGAGCACCTGGGTGTCTCCAAGCCGGTTGTCGGCGTCACGGTTCCCACCGGATACTCCTTCAACCTTGACGGCACGGCCATCTACCTGACCATGGCGTCCCTGTTCGTGGCCAACGCCATGGGCACCCCGCTGGACCTGGGCGCCCAGGTTTCGCTGCTGGTCTTCATGATCATCGCCTCCAAGGGCGCAGCAGGCGTCACCGGTGCCGGCCTGGCCACCCTGGCCGCAGGCCTGCAGGCCCACAAGCCGGAACTGCTCGGCGGCGTCGGCATGATCGTCGGCATCGACCGCTTTATGTCCGAGGCCCGCGCCCTGACCAACTTCACCGGCAACGCGGTCGCCACGGTCCTGATCGGCACCTGGGTCAAGGAGATCGACGGCGGCCAGGTGGAACGTGTCCTGTCCGGCGCGGAGCCCTTCGACGAGCAGACCATGATCCCCGGCCACCACGTGGAGCAGGAAGCTCCGGCTGCACCGGTTCCCGCCAACGCCTGA
- a CDS encoding ParA family protein, giving the protein MSSEQGSATLEGTELDLEDAVMGPTGRPYREFPEPAPLSSHGPARVIAMVNQKGGVGKTTSTINLAAALAEYGRRVLLVDFDPQGALSAGLGTNPHELDLTVYNVLMDRKVDIRDAIQHTGVENVDLLPANIDLSAAEVQLVNEVAREQVLDRALKKVEDDYDVVLIDCQPSLGLLTVNALTAAHGVIIPLICEFFALRAVALLVETIDKVQDRLNPRLQVDGVLATMYDARTLHSREVISRLVEAFGDKVFETVIKRSIKFADATVAAEPITSYAANHIGADAYRRLAKELISRGGAP; this is encoded by the coding sequence GTGAGCAGCGAACAGGGTTCAGCAACTCTGGAAGGCACCGAACTCGATCTGGAAGACGCCGTCATGGGTCCTACCGGGCGCCCCTACCGCGAATTCCCCGAGCCTGCGCCACTGTCGTCCCATGGCCCCGCCCGCGTGATCGCCATGGTGAACCAGAAAGGCGGCGTCGGCAAAACGACCTCCACGATTAACCTGGCTGCTGCGCTCGCCGAATACGGCCGCCGGGTCCTGCTGGTGGACTTTGATCCCCAGGGGGCACTGTCCGCAGGCCTTGGGACGAACCCGCATGAACTGGACCTGACGGTCTACAACGTCCTGATGGACCGCAAAGTGGACATCCGTGACGCCATCCAGCACACCGGCGTCGAAAACGTCGACCTGCTTCCGGCGAACATCGACCTCTCGGCCGCGGAAGTGCAGCTGGTCAACGAAGTTGCGCGCGAGCAGGTGCTGGACCGTGCCCTGAAAAAAGTGGAGGACGATTACGACGTCGTCCTGATCGACTGCCAGCCGTCGCTCGGCCTGCTGACGGTCAACGCCCTCACCGCCGCCCACGGAGTCATCATTCCGCTGATCTGCGAGTTCTTCGCGCTGCGGGCAGTGGCGCTTCTGGTGGAAACCATCGACAAGGTCCAGGACCGGCTGAACCCGAGGCTCCAGGTGGACGGGGTCCTGGCCACGATGTATGACGCCCGCACCCTGCACAGCCGCGAAGTCATCAGCCGGCTGGTGGAAGCCTTCGGAGATAAAGTCTTCGAGACCGTCATCAAGCGCTCCATCAAGTTTGCCGACGCCACGGTGGCCGCGGAGCCAATCACCAGCTACGCCGCCAACCACATCGGTGCCGACGCCTACCGCCGCCTGGCCAAGGAGCTGATTTCGCGCGGCGGCGCGCCCTAG
- a CDS encoding segregation and condensation protein A yields the protein MALAGTPLAEPAKKSGFEVRLANFTGPFDLLLGLISKHQLDITEVALATVTDEFIKYIRNLQQLGEEWALDEASEFLVIAATLLDLKAARLLPAGEVEDDEDVALLEARDLLFARLLQYKAFKQVAGLINSTLELEARSYPRQVALEPGFAALLPELVWRHTPAQFAALAEAALKPREAAPTEVGLAHLHGSAVSVKEQAEILGLKLQAGKPLSFRALIADAESTMVVVARFLALLEMFRDTVVAFDQLLPLGDLTVHWTAGHDHWSSDNLSEEYEEQP from the coding sequence GTGGCACTGGCAGGCACGCCGCTCGCGGAGCCGGCGAAAAAATCCGGCTTCGAAGTGCGGCTCGCCAACTTCACCGGACCCTTCGACCTGCTGCTCGGCCTCATCAGCAAGCATCAGCTGGACATCACCGAGGTTGCCCTGGCCACGGTGACCGATGAATTCATCAAGTACATCCGCAACCTCCAGCAGCTGGGGGAGGAATGGGCGCTGGATGAAGCCAGCGAATTCCTGGTCATTGCCGCCACGCTTTTGGACCTCAAGGCCGCCCGGCTCCTGCCGGCAGGTGAAGTGGAGGACGACGAAGACGTCGCCCTGCTCGAAGCTCGTGACCTCCTCTTTGCCCGGCTGCTCCAATACAAGGCCTTCAAGCAGGTGGCCGGCCTGATCAACTCCACCCTTGAACTCGAGGCCCGCAGCTACCCCCGCCAGGTCGCACTGGAACCCGGGTTCGCGGCATTGCTTCCGGAACTCGTGTGGCGCCACACACCAGCGCAGTTCGCTGCCCTCGCGGAGGCGGCGCTGAAACCCAGGGAAGCGGCGCCGACCGAGGTTGGCCTGGCGCACCTGCACGGGAGCGCCGTGAGCGTCAAGGAACAGGCTGAAATCCTTGGGCTGAAGCTTCAGGCGGGAAAGCCGCTGTCCTTCCGGGCACTGATCGCCGATGCTGAATCAACGATGGTTGTGGTGGCCCGCTTCCTGGCGCTCCTGGAAATGTTCAGGGACACGGTGGTTGCGTTCGACCAGCTGCTCCCTCTGGGCGACCTGACAGTGCACTGGACGGCGGGACACGATCATTGGAGCAGTGACAATCTCAGCGAAGAATACGAGGAGCAGCCTTGA
- the scpB gene encoding SMC-Scp complex subunit ScpB — protein sequence MVIDQPATAVELATGLNLTVDAVEQLLAELQREYNGYTVNAPDSDVASADGINTGINTVGHTSRPRGFELRNIAGGWRIYSRADFADVVGGFVLEGQTARLTQAALETLAVIAYRQPVSRARVSAIRGVNVDSVVRTLMQRGLIEDSGTDPESGAVLYRTTSYFLERMGIGSVAELPQLSPHLPGLEGIEEFYDAGRM from the coding sequence ATGGTCATTGACCAGCCGGCCACCGCCGTCGAACTGGCCACAGGGCTCAACCTTACCGTCGACGCCGTCGAGCAGCTCCTGGCGGAACTTCAGCGTGAGTATAACGGCTATACTGTTAATGCCCCGGACTCGGACGTGGCCAGCGCAGATGGTATCAATACTGGTATCAACACTGTTGGCCACACATCCAGACCCCGGGGTTTTGAATTGCGGAATATCGCCGGAGGCTGGCGCATCTATTCCCGCGCGGATTTCGCCGACGTCGTCGGAGGGTTCGTGCTGGAGGGACAGACAGCCAGGCTGACGCAGGCGGCACTGGAAACGCTCGCCGTCATCGCTTACCGCCAGCCCGTATCAAGGGCCAGGGTGTCTGCAATTCGAGGAGTTAATGTTGACTCTGTCGTGCGGACGCTCATGCAGCGGGGACTCATCGAAGACTCGGGTACCGATCCCGAATCAGGGGCCGTCCTTTACCGCACGACGTCGTACTTCCTGGAACGCATGGGAATCGGCTCGGTGGCTGAGTTGCCGCAGCTTTCACCCCATCTTCCAGGGCTTGAAGGCATCGAAGAGTTCTACGACGCCGGAAGAATGTAG
- a CDS encoding pseudouridine synthase gives MTQAGRQGSPRNSSGRNSAGQNKAGRNPVQGGGSRGGGAGGAGYKGGGDRPFKRPKPREEAFIDPDLQGPAGAPADRPAAGDWKQGKPAARKPGARKPGAGKEPGTPGALKPKPRSASAKTFGTRAFGGERFGQNLGPVRKPSRKRGPRGDVPQSEMHDADGIRLQKVMASAGVASRRVCEEMISEGRVEVDGKVVTELGVRVDPKTAVIHVDGLRIQLDENMVYMVFNKPKGVVSTMEDPDGRPCISDFVRNTHGERLFHVGRLDVATEGLLLLTNDGELANRLTHPSYEVPKTYLVQVRGPFPQGIGAQLKAGVELEDGFASVDSFKLVDSTPGHVLIEVVLHSGKNRIVRRLFDAVGFPVLRLVRVKVGPIGLGDQRQGSIRNLGKQEVGHLLASVGL, from the coding sequence ATGACACAGGCGGGACGCCAGGGTTCACCACGTAACAGTTCGGGACGCAATAGCGCCGGACAAAACAAGGCCGGACGCAATCCGGTACAGGGCGGCGGCAGCCGCGGAGGCGGGGCCGGCGGCGCCGGCTACAAAGGCGGCGGCGACCGCCCCTTCAAGCGCCCCAAGCCTCGCGAAGAGGCCTTCATCGATCCGGACCTGCAGGGTCCGGCGGGCGCACCGGCAGACCGCCCGGCAGCCGGTGACTGGAAGCAGGGCAAACCTGCAGCCCGGAAGCCCGGCGCACGCAAGCCCGGCGCCGGCAAGGAGCCCGGCACCCCGGGCGCCCTCAAGCCCAAGCCGCGGTCCGCTTCGGCGAAGACCTTCGGCACGCGCGCTTTCGGCGGCGAACGGTTCGGCCAGAACCTCGGCCCCGTCCGCAAGCCGTCGCGGAAGCGCGGACCCCGCGGCGACGTGCCGCAGTCCGAAATGCACGATGCCGACGGCATCCGCCTGCAGAAGGTCATGGCCTCCGCCGGCGTCGCTTCCCGGCGCGTGTGCGAGGAAATGATCTCGGAAGGCCGCGTGGAAGTGGACGGCAAGGTTGTCACCGAGCTCGGCGTCCGCGTCGACCCGAAGACCGCCGTGATCCACGTCGACGGCCTGCGCATCCAGCTGGACGAGAACATGGTCTACATGGTGTTCAACAAGCCCAAGGGTGTTGTGTCCACCATGGAGGACCCTGACGGCCGTCCGTGCATCAGCGACTTCGTCCGCAACACGCACGGCGAACGCCTCTTCCACGTGGGACGCCTCGACGTCGCCACCGAGGGCCTGCTGCTGCTGACGAACGACGGCGAACTCGCCAACCGTTTGACGCACCCGTCCTACGAGGTGCCAAAGACGTACCTGGTCCAGGTCCGCGGCCCGTTCCCGCAGGGAATCGGCGCGCAGCTCAAGGCCGGTGTTGAACTGGAGGACGGCTTCGCCTCGGTGGACTCGTTCAAGCTGGTGGACTCCACCCCGGGCCACGTGCTGATCGAGGTTGTGCTGCACTCCGGCAAGAACCGCATCGTCCGCCGCCTGTTCGACGCCGTCGGGTTCCCGGTACTCCGCCTGGTGCGGGTCAAGGTGGGCCCCATCGGCCTGGGCGACCAGCGCCAGGGGAGCATCCGCAACCTCGGCAAGCAGGAAGTCGGCCACCTGCTGGCATCCGTAGGGCTGTAG